The following are encoded in a window of Psychrobacter sp. P11F6 genomic DNA:
- a CDS encoding putative RNA methyltransferase, with protein sequence MSLFICPLCQSPLQPAANTWRCDGSLHPKQTAHPFDVARQGYVNLLPVQQKKSKAPGDSQQSIEARKRFLNARHYQPLQTLICQKVRELLAKNESVADLVAKSAIEPITKKDSKAINWLDIGCGEGYYTQAMAQTGMDTLIAADISKPAVVELAKTSKAAGRLWYQQAKDSVTNATAKSAVIYPLVTSAAHLPLRAHSIKGISSIFSPILPDAFNEVLTEDGYLIIAKPGIGHLATMREALFDNVREHDSDKFLHELAPYFTLMGTEHVSTEMTLSAADLADLMTMTPYAYRALSEKRQALLAAVETESFTTQAKFVVYILQKTAAE encoded by the coding sequence GTGAGCTTATTTATTTGTCCCCTTTGCCAATCACCATTACAGCCTGCCGCAAATACGTGGCGCTGCGATGGCAGCTTGCACCCAAAACAAACCGCTCATCCATTTGATGTGGCACGTCAGGGTTATGTTAATTTATTACCCGTGCAACAAAAAAAATCTAAAGCACCGGGCGATAGCCAGCAATCAATCGAGGCGCGCAAACGGTTTTTAAACGCCAGACATTATCAGCCATTGCAGACGCTTATTTGCCAAAAAGTGAGGGAATTGTTGGCGAAAAATGAGTCGGTCGCTGATTTAGTGGCTAAGTCAGCAATTGAGCCGATAACTAAAAAGGATAGCAAGGCAATCAATTGGTTGGATATTGGCTGCGGTGAAGGATATTACACGCAGGCAATGGCACAGACAGGCATGGATACTCTCATCGCCGCAGATATCAGTAAACCAGCTGTGGTAGAGCTTGCGAAAACAAGCAAAGCGGCGGGGCGTCTTTGGTATCAGCAAGCTAAAGACAGTGTTACTAATGCGACAGCCAAATCGGCAGTCATCTATCCGCTTGTTACCAGCGCTGCCCATTTGCCGTTACGCGCGCATAGCATAAAGGGTATTAGCAGTATTTTTAGCCCTATCTTGCCAGACGCGTTCAATGAGGTATTGACTGAAGACGGTTATTTAATCATTGCCAAGCCAGGTATCGGGCATCTAGCGACGATGCGCGAAGCGTTATTTGACAACGTCCGCGAGCATGATTCGGATAAGTTTTTGCATGAATTGGCTCCATATTTCACGCTAATGGGTACGGAGCATGTCAGTACCGAGATGACGTTGTCAGCCGCTGATTTGGCTGATTTGATGACCATGACGCCTTATGCTTATCGCGCGCTTAGTGAAAAAAGACAGGCGCTACTAGCAGCGGTCGAAACAGAATCCTTTACGACACAAGCTAAGTTTGTCGTTTATATTTTGCAGAAGACAGCAGCTGAATAG
- the mraY gene encoding phospho-N-acetylmuramoyl-pentapeptide-transferase: protein MLVWLFGWLGQYYTPFSAVSSLTLRALLAVITALAFSMFFGGRVIRRLRALKYGQAIRNDGPQSHLAKTGTPTMGGVLILSAIGVSTLLWARLNNPYVWILLIVMIIFGAVGWADDWLKIKYKDPKGLIARKKYFWLSMGALFVGVSLYYIATLQPDIATTHEMQDLLLPIFKDWMIPFSAVPFGIGFIIFTYFVINGASNAVNLTDGLDGLAILPVVLVAAGLGAMAYVSGDVRFADYLHVPYIAYNSEVLIVCGSMIGAGLGFLWFNAHPAQVFMGDVGALALGAMLGTIAVMTRQEIAFAIMGGLFVAEALSVMLQVGSYKLRKKRVFRMAPLHHHFEEIGWKETQVVARFWIIAIILVILGLMTLKLR from the coding sequence GTGTTAGTTTGGTTGTTTGGCTGGCTTGGCCAGTATTACACGCCGTTTTCTGCGGTTTCTTCGTTGACACTGCGAGCGTTACTCGCGGTCATTACCGCCCTCGCATTTAGCATGTTTTTTGGTGGGCGTGTCATTCGACGTCTGCGTGCACTGAAATATGGTCAAGCGATTCGCAATGATGGCCCGCAATCGCATTTGGCGAAAACTGGTACGCCGACCATGGGTGGAGTGCTGATTTTAAGTGCGATTGGCGTGTCCACCTTACTATGGGCACGTTTGAATAATCCGTACGTTTGGATTTTGCTCATTGTCATGATTATCTTTGGCGCGGTCGGCTGGGCAGATGATTGGCTAAAAATTAAGTATAAAGATCCCAAAGGCTTAATTGCTCGCAAGAAATATTTTTGGCTCTCTATGGGTGCTTTGTTCGTCGGTGTGTCTTTGTATTATATCGCCACCTTGCAGCCAGATATCGCGACCACGCATGAGATGCAGGATTTGCTGCTACCGATTTTCAAAGATTGGATGATTCCTTTTTCGGCAGTGCCGTTTGGTATTGGCTTTATTATCTTTACCTACTTTGTGATTAATGGTGCTTCTAACGCCGTCAACTTAACCGATGGCTTGGATGGTTTAGCTATTTTGCCCGTGGTCTTGGTCGCGGCAGGTTTGGGCGCGATGGCTTATGTATCAGGTGATGTACGCTTTGCTGATTACTTGCATGTGCCTTATATTGCCTATAACTCCGAGGTTCTCATTGTCTGTGGTTCGATGATTGGTGCAGGGCTTGGTTTTTTATGGTTCAACGCCCATCCAGCCCAAGTATTTATGGGCGATGTGGGGGCGCTTGCTCTCGGGGCGATGCTCGGTACGATCGCCGTTATGACCCGTCAAGAAATCGCTTTTGCTATTATGGGTGGTCTATTTGTCGCCGAAGCACTGTCGGTCATGCTACAGGTTGGCTCGTATAAGCTGCGTAAAAAGCGCGTCTTTCGAATGGCACCATTGCATCATCACTTTGAAGAAATTGGCTGGAAAGAGACGCAAGTGGTGGCAAGGTTTTGGATTATTGCCATTATTCTCGTCATCCTTGGGCTCATGACCTTAAAACTGCGTTAA